The genomic window TATAACACTGCCctaggtgaacacacacacacacaaatacacacgtcTGTGTCGTCATTCAGTGCGAAAAACTTACAGTTCACGAGGCCAGATGTGCTTCCGGGAACACAGACTAGGATTACTgaatacatcacacacacacatgctacacTTCCTGTGTTTTGGGTCAGATTGAACCAGAGCACCAGTGATAATACCTCTGATGTCAGTGTTTATTTTGCTACAGTTAGGGAAACATGGCTGGAGACTGGGAGAGAGTAGatgcttcctgtgtgtgtgtgtgcgtgcgtgcgtgcgtgcgtgcgtgcgtgcgtgcgtgcgtgcgtgcgtgtgtgtttggtgATGTTTGAACATTTGACAGAAATTTTGGGGCAGTTAGCTAGTCATTTTATTTGACTTGAAAAACATTGGGactttttaattattattattaatattaaccaaatcacatttttatttattacaGAAATTCGAACAAAAACACTGGGATAGCACAACATAGCACAATAAATAAACCAAGATAAACACGTTCCAGAAACATTTCTGTGTTTTAACAAAGAGTTATTGCTAGAACTACAGAGAGGGAGTGTTACTTTGATGTGTAGACCGCATATGAACAAACACATCTGAAATGACACCCCAGTGTGCTGCGTTCATATTAGCCAGAGACACATACTATGTAGTGTTTGCCCCATCTgtcctttgtagtgcactatatagggtaggGTGTCATTAGAGATGCAGAGGTGTAGATGTGAAAAAGGGAGGGACCATTTTGCCAGAGATATGAAACCTGGAGGCATAGAAACAGTACACATCCTCAGCTACAGATGCGGATCAAACAGGAATGCATAACGTTATCTTAACAATTTTTGTTGTCTTTGTCAAAACATAATTTATTCATTACTGCCCCTCAAGCCCTCTaggggctcgattcaatccgtaGCGCTAAAGATCTGCGCTATATCGCGTTAGCAATTTAAaggctgtcacaccctggccttagttatctttgtgttcattattattttagttaggtcagggtgtgacatggtgaagtatgtgtttttgtattgtctagggggttgtatggtttagagggttaaggtgaatagatggtttagtgttgtgtgtagttgtctaggaaagtctatggttgcctgaatgggttctcaattagagacagctggttactgttgtctctgattgggagccatatttaaggcagccataggctttagctgttgtgggtcattgtctatgtctagtctatgttgaacgtaagtagtttgtgtgtgcacttgcgtttgtagtttcacggtcgtttgttgtttttgttagtttgaataagtgtttcgtgttccgtcttcgtataaataaaaagaagatgtattcatatcatgctgcgccttggtcctctctctcatatcaagacgatcgtgacagaatgacccaccaaacccggatcaagcagcatgacaagcggcaacaggatcaaggcatcaaggattcatggacatgggaggagatattagatggaaagggaccttgggcacaaccgggagaatatcgccttcctcgtgaagagctggaggcagcgaaagccgagaggaggcgatatgaggaggcagcacggaggcaaggctggaagcccgcgagtactacccaaaaatttcttgggggggggggctaagaggtagtgggccgagggcaggtaggagacctgcgcccacttcccaggctaaccgtggagagcgggagtacgggcggacaccgtgttacgcaatagagcgcacggtgtctcctgtacgtgttcatagcccggtgcgggttattccacctccccgcactggtagggctagattgggcattgagccggatgtcatgaagccggccctacatatctggccaccagtacgtctcctcgggccggcttacatggcaccagccttacgcatggtgtccccggttcgcctacatagcccggtgcgggttattccacctcctcgcactggtcgggcgacggggagcattcaaccaggtaaggttgggcaggctcggtgttcaagggaaccagtacgcctgcacggtccggtatttccggcgccacctccccgccccagtccagtaccaccagtgcctcctccacgcactagccctatggtgcgtgtctccagccctttaccaccagtgcctaaaccacgcaccaagcctcctgtgtgtccccagagtcctgtgcgtcctgttgctgctccccgcactagccctgagatgcgtgtccccagtccggtaccaccagttccggcaccacgcactaggcctaatgtgcgctcccagggtccagtatgccctgttccttctccccgcactagcctgaaggtgcgtgtccttagcccggtgactccagttccggcaccacgcaccaggcctacagtgcgcctcatccggcctgagccatccgtctccccagcgccatctgagccatccgtctccccagcgccatctgagccatccgtctccccagcgccatctgagccatccgtctgcccagtgccgtctgagccatccgtctgtcccgagccattagagccgcccgtctgtcccgagccgtcagagccgttcgtcagtcaggagccgctagagccattcgtcagacaggatctgccagagccgccaaccagacaggatctgccagagccgccaaccagacaggatctgccagagccgccaaccagacaggatctgccagagccgccaaccagacaggatctgccagagccgccaaccagacaggatctgccagagccgtcagccagccatgagcagccagatccgtcagccagccatgagcagccagatccgtcagccagccatgagcagccagatccgtcagccagccatgagcagccagatccgtcagccagccatgagcagccagatccgtcagccagccatgagcagccagatccgtcagccagccatgagccgtccagccaggatccgccagagccgtccagtcaggatccgccagagccgtccagccaggatccgccagagccgtccagccaggatccgccagagccgtccagccaggatccgccagagccagccagccaggatccgccagccagccaggatccgccagagccagccagccaggatccgccattcagtacggtgctgcccttcagtccggtgctgtccctcagtccggagctgccgtacctcagtccggagctgccccttatcctggtgctgccccttatcctggtgctgccccttatcctggtgctgccccttatcccggtgctgccccttagtccggtgctgccccttatcctggtgctgccccttatcctggtgctgccccttatcctggtgctgccccttagtccggtactgccccttagtccggtgctgccccttattccagtggggttaagaaagcgggtagtgactatggtggggtggggaccacgaccagtgccagagccgccaccgtggacagacgcccacccagaccctcccctagactttatgctggtgcgcccggagttcgcaccttaaggggggggttatgtcacaccctggccttagttatctttgtgttcattattattttagttaggtcagggtgtgacatggtgaagtatgtgtttttgtattgtctagggggttgtatggtttagagggttaaggtgaatagatggtttagtgttgtgtgtagttgtctaggaaagtctatggttgcctgaatgggttctcaattagagacagctggttactgttgtctctgattgggagccatatttaaggcagccataggctttagctgttgtgggtcattgtctatgtctagtctatgttgaacgtaagtagtttgtgtgtgcacttgcgtttgtagtttcacggtcgtttgttgtttttgttagtttgaataagtgtttcgtgttccgtcttcgtataaataaaaagaagatgtattcatatcatgctgcgccttggtcctctctctcatatcaagacgatcgtgacaaaggcaatgttcccacgttAGCAGAGACTGCGTTCACGGTCAACGCTGCATACAGTATAaatgggttagctgacaacgtcaaAAAAAAAACGATGTGCGCGCTTCCATGGGGCAGAAGTCagcgtgttgttgtgattctggatggccagattcttccatggggcagaagtcagtgtgttgttgtgattctggatggccagattcttccatggggcagaagtcagcgtgttgttgtgattctggatggccagattcttccatggggcagaagtcagtgtgttgttgtgattctggatggccagattcttccatggggcagaagtcagcgtgttgttgtgattctggatggccagattcttccatggggcagaagtcagtgtgttgttgtgattctggatggccagattcttccatggggcagaagtcagcgtgttgttgtgattctggatggccagattcttccatggggcagaagtcagcgtgttgttgtgattctggatggacAGATTCTTCCATGGGGCAGAAGTCagcgtgttgttgtgattctggatggacAGATTCTTCCATGGGGCAGAAGTCagcgtgttgttgtgattctggatggacagattcttcaatggggcagaagtcagcgtgttgttgtgattctggatggccagattcttccatggggcagaagtcagcgtgttgttgtgattctggatggacAGATTCTTCCATGGGGCAGAAGTCagcgtgttgttgtgattctggatggacAGATTCTTCCATGGGGCAGAAGTCagcgtgttgttgtgattctggatggacagattcttcaatggggcagaagtcagcgtgttgttgtgattctggatggacAGATTCTTCCATGGGGCAGAAGtcagtgtgttgttgtgattctggatggccagattgctAGCAAGAATAACAAGAAACTGCCATGTAAAGAAATTGTAAGTAGCTcgtttcatcttgttcttgataccatgtcttgttttgaggtgttttggcTGTCACGTCTATGCTAAGATGGCTAAGGTTCGCtaactagctaaccaacaactgtagcGATGTATTTGTGAGACAAGAAGTGCTCATTGTGTACATGTATGCTTTCAATAAACATGGCAGACAAAATATAGttgacatgttgtcaacaatctaagccaacccaaTCTGTTTTGCTCCATAGTTCTGCACGGgtcagttttgttgctaaacaaccaactcaatcggaaattacctttaaattgaaATTGCGCTAAAATGCTGAACTTgtgcgatacggattgaatcgagccctagGTTTCATACGGTCTTGCATGTGTTTGATTTGTTTGGCCATGTTAGGCCAACCCTATCACTAACCGTTCCATCAGGCTGAAGAAACTGATTTGGCAGTGTATGAGAGAGGGGCTACATTGCCGTTTGATCGGTTTGTCATCGTATAATAAAACGAGGTAATAACATATTTCCTTACCACATTACTGTTGGAACACAGGTAGGTACCCACATAATGCTCATTGTATAATCAACAATAAGAAACATTCAAGACATGGTATTTATCAAAAAACTAAAAATCATGACATTCTTTATTAAAAAAGGTACGCTTTATTTTCTATAAAATGCACTGATAGGTGTACAGTACTTTCCATCCACAGTTATCCTTCATTGCAGATCAAagaaccctaatcctaaccctagccttcattgtagaataaagaaccctaaccctagcctttaTTGTAGAATAaagaaccctaaccctagccttcaTTGTAAAATAAAGAACCCTGACCCTAGCCTTCATTGTAGAATAaagaaccctaaccctagccttcaTTGTAAAATAAAGAACCCTGACCCTAGCCTTCATTGTAGAATAaagaaccctaaccctagccttcaTTGTAAAATAAAGAACCCTGACCCTAGTCTTCATTGTAAAATAaagaaccctaaccctagccttcattgtaaaataaagaaccctaaccctagccttcattgtaaaatatagaaccctaaccctagccttcattgtaaaataaagaaccctaaccctagccttcaTTGTAAAATAAAGAACCCTGACCCTAGCCTTCATTGTAGAATAaagaaccctaaccctagccttcattgtaaaatatagaaccctaaccctagtcttcattgtaaaataaagaaccctaaccctagccttcattgtaaaataaagaaccctaaccctagccttcattgtaaaataaagaaccctaaccctagccttcattgtaaaataaagaaccctaaccctagtcttcattgtaaaataaagaaccctaaccctagccttcattgtaaaataaagaaccctaaccctagccttcaTTGTAAAATAAAGAACCCTGACCCTAGCCTTCATTGTAGAATAaagaaccctaaccctagccttcattgtaaaatatagaaccctaaccctagtcttcattgtaaaataaagaaccctaaccctagccttcattgtaaaataaagaaccctaaccctagccttcattgtaaaataaagaaccctaaccctagccttcattgtaaaataaagaaccctaaccctagtcttcattgtaaaataaagaaccctaaccctagccttcattgtaaaataaagaaccctaaccctagccttcaTTGTAAAATAAAGAACCCTAACCATAGCCTTCATTGTAAAATAAAGAACCCTGACCCTAGTCTTCATTGTAAAATAaagaaccctaaccctagtcttcattgtaaaataaagaaccctaaccctagccttcattgtaaaataaagaaccctaaccctagccttcattgtaaaataaagaaccctaaccctagccttcattgtaaaataaagaaccctaaccctagcctttattgtaaaataaagaaccctaaccctagtcttcattgtaaaataaagaaccctaaccctagcctttattgtaaaataaagaaccctaaccctagccttcattgtaaaataaagaaccctaaccctagcctttattgtaaaataaagaaccctaatcctaaccctagccttCATTGTAGAACAAAGAAATGAAAATAAGTCCTTCATCAGAGCAGGGTTGTCCTGTCAGGACCCCTTGGTTTCTCTTCAGGCACCAGGTTAGATGCCGCTCTGAGTTACTCAACactgttgtgtgtctgtgtgtgtgtgcatgtgtatgtgtgtgtgcatgcatgtactTCATGTGTGTCTAAACATGGGCACTCTTGGAGTGGTTAGTGGAGGGTGGAACAGGGTTGCCAGGCCCCTGTCCTTTGGAGTAGTAGAACCtgttgttgtcatggtgattGTAGGGTTGGGACGGTTCAGTAGAACAGCAGGTGATCATGGCCCCTCCCAGGAGACAGAAGGCCGTGCCCACCCAGCCAGCGTACAGGCTGAACCCAAACGACATGAGTCCCTGGTCCTGGTGGGCTCCGATAGGAAACCATACTGTGGACACCCCCCCACACAGAGCTATACAGGAAGGGGAGATTTAGAACGGACACATTTAATACACATAGAAGGTTCTACTTTCtccgtctacacctgttgtattcggcgcatgtgacaaatgaaattagattttgatttgattataaaCACAcgcatgtatactgaacaaaaatataaacgcaacatgcaacgattttactcagttacagttcatataaggaaatcagtcaattgaaataaattaattaggccttaatctatggatttcacatgactgggcaggggtgcagccatgggtgggcctgggagagcataggcccgcccacttgggagccaggggcagccaatcaaaatgagtttttccccacaaaaaggctATATTACAAGCAGAAATGCTCTtcggtttcatcagctgtccgggaggcgggtctcagaccatcccgcaggtgaagaagcccgatgtggaggtcctgggctggtgcgGTTACATGTGGTCTttagttgtgaggccggttggatgtactgccaaattttataaaacgacgttggaggcggctgatatggtagagaaattaacattcaattctctggcaacagtggtggacattcctgcagtcagcatgccaattgcacgctccctcacaacttgagacatctgtggcattgttatgctgacaaatctgcacattttagagtggccttttattgtccccagcacaaggtgcacctgtgtaatgatcatgctgtttaatcagcttcttgacatgccacacctgtcaggtggatggattatctttgcaaaagagaaatgctcactaacagggatgtaaacacatttgtgtacaaaatattagagaaataagctttttgtacatacggagcatgtctgggatcttttatttcagctcatgaaacatgagaccaacactttatatgttgcgtttatatttttgtacagtatacagtatcattTATAGGTAAATATAGTACTTATAGTAGTATATACAACatcgtacacgcacacacacacacacacacacacacgcacacacacacacacacacacacacacatacatacatacacacatacatacacacacattcgaTGGACATCATGTGGAACAGGGTGTTGGAAAACTGGACAGTGAAAAGCAGATCAAACAGATTTTATATTGTGTCAAACAACAAATGGGAAAATATTTTCCAGCAGGAGGGAACAGGGTGAGGACGAGGTGGGTGGGGGGGAATGGTGGTCTGGGTGATGGGTTGAACTGTAGGGaattgtgtgtatgcatgtgtgggtgtgtgtctgtgggagttaagggagggaggaaggggagagacggACGACTGGGAGGGGTGAAAGGGAGGGCTGGGAGgggtgagaggaagggaggatgggGGGGTTAAGGGTCAAGGTTAGGCCTGGGGCTGGGGTTGTTATAAGTATGACCGTATGTTGTAATGTGTGTGCAAACATCTGTCTCTGTGCtcaagtgtgcatgtgtgtctgtctgactgtccatgtgtgtgtccatgtgtgtgtgtttgcgtgcgtgtctctgtctgtctgtctgtctgtctgtctgtctgtctgtctgtctgtctgtctgtctgtctgtctgtctgtctgtctgtctgtctgtctgtctgtctgtctgtctgtctgtctgtctgtctgtctgtctgtctgtctgtctgtctgtctgtgtgtgtgtgtgtgtgtgtgtgtgtgtgtgtgtgtgtgtgtgtgtgtgcgtgtgtgtctgtctgtctgtccgtgtgtgtgtgtgtttgcgtgcgtgtctgtctgtctgtctgtctgtctgtctgtctgtctgtctgtctgtctgtctgtctgtctgtctgtctgtctgtctgtctgtctgtctgtctgtgtctgtccgtgtgtgtgtgtgtgtgtgtgtgtgtgtgtgtgtgtgcgtgtgtgtctgtctgtctgtccgtgtgtgtgtgtgtgtgtccgtgtgtgtgtgtgtgtgtgtgtgtgtgtgtgtgtgtgtctgtctgtctgtctgtctgtctgtctgtctgtctgtctgtctgtctgtctgtctgtctgtgtctgtccgtgtgtgtgtgtgtgtctgtctgtctgtccgtgtgtgtgtgtgtgtgtgtgtgtgtgtgtgtgtgtgtgtccgtgtgtgtgtgtgtgtgtgtgtgtgtgtgtgtgtgtgtctgtctgtctgtctgtctgtctgtgtgtgtgtgtccgtgtgtgtgtgtgtttgcgtgtgtgtctgtctgtctgtctgtctgtctgtctgtctgtctgtgtgtgtgtgtgtgtccgtgtgtgtgtgtttgcgtgcgtgcgtgcgtgcgtgtgtgtctgtctgtctgtctgtccatgtgtgtgtgtccgtgtgtgtgtgtttgtgtgtgtgtgcgtatgtgtccAGACTTACCCACTAGCAGTATGAGAACTCCCCCAAGTAGAGATCGTTTGTTCTTGGCTGACTGAGGCTCGTCCCCCAGAGAGATGCAGGGCATGGCTGTTAGGACCATCCCCACTGCAGGCAGCCCCAGGAGGGATCCAGTTATCATCAATGCCCTCGACGTCTGGATGTATgctgtacacagacacacagagacagagagataaatggTATGGCCTGAAATGTGCCATAGTAATCTTGGTTGATTCCAATAGGAAAGATATCCAGGCCTTGAGTTTGAGACTAGCTGTTGTAGACTATCGGTTTAGGCTTAGGACAAACAACACCCTTTAGCTGTGAAATATTCCCGATATATCATaatctcatggtcagagtccacAGCCACATAGACGCAGCAGTCTGCACAGCCCTGTTATTTCTTATTTATTAACCTCAATATAGTAGTATCATCTAtctatagtagagtagagtatagtggtGTATTGTAGAGTGCAGTATAATATACCACGGTATGGCGGAGTATAATAGAGTACAGTGGAGTATAGTGGAGTATAGTAGAGTGTAGTAATATTTAGTAGAATAGAGTATATTATAATAGAGTATAGTATATTAAGGTTTATTAGAGCATGGTACAATGCAGTACAGTGTAGAGTAGTATTGTAGAGTGTAGTATTTTATAGCATAGTATAGCTGAGTATAGTATAGTGGAGTATAGTAGAGCATAGTAGATTGTAGTAcaatatagtataatatagtataatagaTTATAGTATATTGGAGTATGGTAGAGTATAGTATAATATTATATAGTATAAATAGTAATGTTCTATTACCTTTAATATAGTATTattatgtattactgtatagtatattatagtagagtatagtatagtattaTACAGTAGAGTAATGTTCTATTACCCGGTAGGTCCAATATCTGTGTCAGTGATATGCAGTGATAGAGGGCGGTTGATATGACACATTCAGCCCACAGGCCCTTGGCTCCTAACTCGTCCATCTTCTTGCAGGTGTTCATGCCGTATTTACACGTCACTACCCAGTCGTTGGTGGCTGTGGCGATAAGGATCCCGACCCACCCGATACAACTCATCACAAAACCGCTGAGCTGGAGACAGCTGTTCGCCATGGCAATGAGAAGTAGGGTAGTCCTAGGTTAGAATAGTCTTCAAAAACTATTTATAAAAACGTAAAATGGTCCAGGCAGTCAGAGTGACTCAAGATGGTGAATTGGACAGTCCACAGCCCAAATAGTCCAAAAACAACTGATG from Salvelinus namaycush isolate Seneca chromosome 40, SaNama_1.0, whole genome shotgun sequence includes these protein-coding regions:
- the LOC120033558 gene encoding claudin-11-like → MANSCLQLSGFVMSCIGWVGILIATATNDWVVTCKYGMNTCKKMDELGAKGLWAECVISTALYHCISLTQILDLPAYIQTSRALMITGSLLGLPAVGMVLTAMPCISLGDEPQSAKNKRSLLGGVLILLVALCGGVSTVWFPIGAHQDQGLMSFGFSLYAGWVGTAFCLLGGAMITCCSTEPSQPYNHHDNNRFYYSKGQGPGNPVPPSTNHSKSAHV